The following are from one region of the Halobacteriovorax vibrionivorans genome:
- the dnaE gene encoding DNA polymerase III subunit alpha: MEQDSNIESNDTTEANEIQKSLKETHPDSFVHLHLHTQYSLLDGAIRLKDLIPEAQKLGVPAIAQTDHGNMFGAIDFYTRCKDAGIKPILGSEIYFTPGSRFDRRAAKKSANISSQDAEESSRQIHHLILLAKNNTGYQNLCKLLSKAYLEGFYYKPRADVELLREYSEGLICTTACLKGEVGYNFFTGQDEKAIRAIEKLSDIFGPEDFYLEIQENGIPEQKIVNEKVIDFAKKNNIKLVATNDSHYMTPEDATAQEVLLCIQTGKTYADENRMRMTSNAFYYKSPEEMRAAFHYCPEACDNTLEIADKCNVELSWHDDDGNQIYHLPDFEIDTGETLDEYFIREVREGLQARFDGPQFRNIVNQPDWEEQKPKYYERLQYEMDLIMQMGFVGYFLIVADFIQWSKDNGIPVGPGRGSGAGSLVAYALTITNINPLPYNLLFERFINPERISMPDFDVDFCQAGRQRVIEYVTQKYGEDKVGQIITFGKLQAKAVVKDVARVYDLTFAEANMISKLIPDEIGITLDKAIEMEPKLQELIETDPKIRQIFTISKRLEGLYRHAGIHAAGVIITSEPLVNYCPLFKGAKGEKVVQFDKDFSELIGLVKFDFLGLKTLTVIDYASDFIKRDYMPDFDIEAIDYEDKKVYDLISEGDTIGVFQLESSGMQDLCRRISPDTLDDITAINALYRPGPMGSGMHDEFVEIKHGRKEETYPFEDLKPILNDTYGIIIYQEQVMNIARKVAGYSLGQADMLRKAMGKKKLKEMERHKQIFLDGAKERNYDLKIAETLYDQMAKFAEYGFNKSHAVAYSYIAYQTAFLKTYYPPEFYAGLLSTELSNTDKITTIINDARKHDIEVLAPCVNESLWLFNVVDGNLRFGMGAIKGVGEGAVEEIIRERTENGPFVGFVDFCERVNLRQVNKRTIEALIRVGGFDGCEKELNRRTMVENMEMVVAFAQKRQKEKEMGQTNLFDLGEGAEDTGANKLDIDYVSDWDDRDKLLQEAELIGVYVSGHPLDRYQGVIEQMASMPIGKIQDIDGQSKRDMVLAGMIVERKNIMTKKGDRMCFATLEDLSGKIECIIFPKTFVQYEEILATDDPLIMTGQVNLAEEPRKFFPSKIQKLKEQAEERVSSVRLNVDTGSLNEGRLNRLKQTILGHRGTVPLHIIFEHENGKARMPLGSDYLVNPTPQMAAKINEIFDADAVKFIIDGKISDVR; this comes from the coding sequence ATGGAACAAGATAGTAACATCGAATCGAATGACACTACCGAAGCCAACGAAATTCAGAAATCATTAAAAGAAACACACCCTGATAGTTTTGTACATTTACACCTTCATACACAGTATTCACTACTGGATGGAGCGATCCGTTTAAAGGATTTAATACCTGAAGCTCAAAAGCTTGGTGTTCCTGCAATCGCACAAACGGATCACGGAAATATGTTTGGTGCTATTGATTTCTACACTCGTTGTAAAGATGCAGGTATAAAACCAATTCTTGGTTCTGAAATTTATTTCACTCCTGGTTCTCGTTTTGATCGTCGTGCTGCAAAGAAGTCTGCTAATATTAGCTCTCAAGATGCTGAAGAGTCTTCAAGACAAATTCACCACTTAATTCTTCTTGCTAAAAATAATACTGGTTACCAAAACCTATGTAAGCTTCTATCAAAAGCCTACCTTGAAGGTTTCTACTATAAGCCTCGAGCGGATGTAGAATTACTTCGTGAATATTCAGAAGGTCTCATTTGTACGACTGCTTGTTTAAAAGGTGAGGTTGGTTATAACTTCTTTACTGGTCAAGATGAAAAGGCCATTCGTGCAATTGAGAAACTAAGCGATATTTTTGGACCGGAAGACTTCTATTTAGAAATTCAAGAAAACGGTATTCCTGAGCAAAAAATTGTTAACGAAAAGGTTATCGACTTTGCTAAGAAAAATAATATCAAATTAGTTGCAACTAATGACTCTCACTATATGACGCCAGAGGATGCAACTGCACAAGAAGTTCTACTTTGTATTCAAACAGGTAAGACTTACGCCGATGAGAATAGAATGCGCATGACTTCAAATGCATTTTATTACAAATCACCAGAAGAGATGCGTGCCGCTTTTCATTATTGCCCAGAGGCCTGTGACAATACTCTGGAAATTGCAGATAAGTGTAATGTTGAACTTTCTTGGCATGATGATGATGGAAATCAAATTTATCATCTACCTGATTTTGAAATTGATACAGGTGAAACTCTTGATGAGTATTTCATAAGAGAGGTAAGAGAAGGACTTCAAGCTCGTTTTGATGGACCTCAGTTTAGAAATATTGTTAACCAACCGGATTGGGAAGAGCAGAAACCAAAGTATTATGAGCGTCTCCAGTATGAGATGGATCTCATTATGCAAATGGGATTCGTTGGATACTTCCTTATCGTTGCGGACTTCATTCAATGGTCAAAAGATAATGGAATTCCTGTAGGTCCAGGACGTGGTTCCGGAGCAGGTTCTCTCGTTGCTTATGCCTTAACGATTACCAATATTAATCCACTTCCATATAATTTACTATTTGAGCGTTTCATTAACCCTGAGCGTATTTCCATGCCTGACTTTGACGTCGATTTCTGTCAAGCGGGACGCCAGCGTGTAATTGAATATGTAACGCAAAAATATGGTGAAGATAAAGTAGGACAAATCATTACCTTTGGTAAGCTTCAAGCAAAGGCAGTTGTAAAAGACGTTGCTCGTGTATATGACTTAACATTTGCTGAAGCCAATATGATTTCAAAACTTATTCCTGATGAGATTGGAATTACACTTGATAAAGCAATTGAGATGGAGCCAAAACTTCAGGAGCTAATTGAAACTGATCCTAAGATTCGCCAAATTTTTACCATCTCAAAAAGACTTGAAGGCCTCTATCGTCACGCTGGTATTCACGCTGCAGGTGTTATCATTACATCTGAGCCACTTGTAAATTATTGTCCATTATTTAAAGGGGCAAAGGGTGAGAAGGTTGTTCAATTTGATAAGGACTTCTCTGAGTTAATTGGACTTGTTAAATTTGACTTCCTTGGGCTTAAAACTCTAACCGTTATTGACTACGCTTCTGATTTTATTAAGCGTGACTATATGCCTGACTTTGATATCGAGGCAATCGACTACGAAGATAAGAAAGTTTATGACTTGATTTCTGAAGGGGATACAATTGGTGTTTTCCAACTGGAATCTTCAGGGATGCAGGATTTATGTCGTCGTATTTCACCAGATACTCTCGATGATATTACGGCCATTAACGCCCTTTATCGTCCAGGTCCGATGGGCTCGGGAATGCACGATGAATTCGTTGAGATCAAACACGGCCGAAAAGAAGAGACTTATCCATTTGAAGATCTTAAGCCAATTCTAAACGATACTTACGGAATCATCATCTACCAAGAGCAGGTTATGAACATTGCTCGTAAGGTTGCTGGTTACTCTCTTGGACAAGCGGATATGCTTCGTAAGGCCATGGGGAAAAAGAAACTTAAGGAGATGGAGCGCCATAAGCAAATCTTCTTAGATGGTGCAAAAGAAAGAAATTACGATCTAAAGATTGCAGAAACTCTTTATGATCAAATGGCAAAGTTTGCGGAATATGGTTTTAACAAATCACACGCTGTTGCTTATTCATATATTGCTTATCAAACAGCATTCTTAAAAACTTATTATCCACCAGAGTTCTATGCAGGTCTTCTAAGTACAGAACTTTCTAATACAGATAAGATCACGACAATTATTAACGATGCTAGAAAGCATGATATTGAAGTGCTTGCTCCTTGTGTTAATGAGTCCCTTTGGCTCTTTAACGTTGTTGATGGAAACCTTCGTTTTGGTATGGGTGCCATTAAAGGTGTTGGTGAAGGTGCTGTCGAAGAAATTATTCGAGAGCGTACAGAAAATGGGCCATTCGTTGGCTTTGTTGACTTCTGTGAGCGTGTAAATTTACGTCAAGTTAATAAGAGAACTATTGAAGCATTAATTCGCGTTGGTGGATTTGATGGTTGTGAAAAAGAACTTAATCGTCGAACGATGGTTGAGAATATGGAGATGGTTGTTGCCTTTGCTCAGAAGCGTCAAAAAGAAAAAGAGATGGGACAAACGAATCTCTTTGATCTTGGAGAAGGTGCAGAAGATACAGGTGCAAATAAATTAGATATTGATTATGTTAGCGACTGGGATGATCGAGATAAACTCCTTCAAGAAGCAGAGCTAATCGGAGTCTATGTTTCAGGTCACCCGCTTGATCGCTACCAAGGTGTTATTGAACAAATGGCATCGATGCCAATTGGGAAGATTCAAGATATTGATGGGCAGTCAAAAAGGGATATGGTTCTTGCGGGGATGATTGTTGAACGTAAGAATATCATGACAAAGAAAGGGGACCGCATGTGTTTTGCTACCCTAGAAGATTTGTCGGGTAAGATTGAATGTATCATTTTCCCAAAGACCTTTGTTCAGTATGAAGAAATTCTGGCAACAGATGATCCTCTCATTATGACTGGACAAGTGAACCTGGCAGAAGAACCGCGAAAATTCTTCCCATCTAAGATACAAAAACTTAAAGAACAGGCCGAGGAGCGAGTGTCATCAGTTAGACTAAATGTTGATACAGGTTCACTAAATGAAGGCCGTCTAAACCGTCTTAAGCAAACAATATTAGGTCATAGAGGGACTGTTCCACTGCATATTATTTTTGAACATGAAAATGGTAAGGCCCGTATGCCACTTGGAAGTGATTATCTTGTTAACCCAACGCCACAGATGGCCGCGAAAATTAATGAGATTTTTGATGCAGACGCGGTGAAGTTTATTATTGATGGAAAAATCAGTGATGTAAGGTAA
- a CDS encoding YqaA family protein has product MDLIQEYGVFGLFLISFAAATILPFSSEVFLFSAVKLGLPKTSIFLAASFGNFLGGVSCYYLGHLGKLSWCEKFFKISKEKVLNLQHHIQRFGTLLASLTWMPIIGDPMAVALGYFRCRVAPTFIMMFIGKALRYVFVIWLANEL; this is encoded by the coding sequence ATGGACCTTATTCAAGAATATGGGGTTTTTGGCCTCTTCTTAATCTCATTTGCAGCAGCGACGATCCTGCCTTTTAGTTCTGAAGTATTTCTCTTTAGCGCTGTAAAACTAGGACTTCCCAAGACTTCAATTTTCTTGGCCGCAAGCTTTGGTAATTTTCTTGGTGGAGTGAGTTGTTATTACCTTGGCCATCTGGGGAAATTAAGTTGGTGTGAAAAATTCTTTAAAATTAGTAAAGAGAAAGTTCTTAATTTACAACACCACATTCAACGCTTTGGGACCTTACTTGCTTCACTTACATGGATGCCAATAATTGGTGATCCCATGGCCGTGGCACTAGGATACTTTCGATGTCGCGTCGCGCCTACTTTTATCATGATGTTCATCGGTAAAGCGTTGCGTTATGTCTTTGTTATTTGGTTAGCAAATGAATTATAA
- a CDS encoding CBS domain-containing protein: MITMVNYTPPIERDKAPRQREKDEHFTSSYNIINRVIKESLPLHADMDIQQAGEFFIKHQITGLPVVDEHECLVGFLSQKDCLKYSLDAKYYNHASSKVEHYMSENVVTIPKESTLTFIVELFLHYPYHTFPVIENGQVIGIVERTTVFEVIHNMKGTNW, encoded by the coding sequence ATGATCACCATGGTAAATTATACTCCACCAATTGAAAGGGATAAGGCCCCAAGACAACGAGAAAAGGATGAGCACTTTACATCAAGCTACAATATTATAAACCGAGTTATTAAAGAATCGCTGCCACTTCATGCAGATATGGATATTCAGCAAGCTGGAGAATTCTTTATTAAGCATCAAATAACAGGACTTCCCGTTGTTGATGAACATGAGTGTCTTGTAGGATTTCTTTCTCAAAAAGACTGTCTCAAATACAGCCTTGATGCCAAGTACTATAATCATGCATCATCTAAGGTCGAACATTATATGAGCGAAAATGTTGTGACGATTCCAAAAGAATCAACTCTAACATTCATCGTGGAATTATTTCTTCACTACCCCTACCACACCTTTCCCGTTATTGAGAATGGACAAGTCATTGGAATCGTTGAAAGGACAACCGTCTTTGAAGTAATTCACAACATGAAGGGAACCAACTGGTAA
- a CDS encoding TIGR02147 family protein — protein MHHVDIFNYVNASLYLRDTWLKKKENNPNFSIRSWANNLGIKSHTQLHQVLNGKRNLPSKYIISIAKNLKLTTSEADYFEKLVKLQAAKSEEERLFYLQSIQKNNESIEVYEVDSYELIRSPLNFFILELFCLIDGQLTPLKIQKSLIHHYPLNEIRKSVELLTKLKMLIVKDGSYRKAHGTVFTANDIPNLAKQEYHKNIAELAKEAVSKQAPLEREFSGFTFGIKAENLPQAKEELRKFREEFSQKFIEKDFEGNQLYHLAINFFAISNKVE, from the coding sequence ATGCATCACGTAGATATATTCAACTACGTGAATGCATCTTTATACCTACGAGATACTTGGCTAAAGAAGAAAGAAAATAACCCCAACTTTTCAATAAGATCTTGGGCCAACAACCTCGGTATCAAATCACATACTCAGCTACACCAGGTTTTAAATGGAAAGAGAAATCTTCCAAGCAAGTATATTATAAGCATTGCAAAGAATTTGAAACTAACGACAAGTGAAGCTGATTATTTTGAAAAACTCGTTAAACTTCAAGCGGCAAAGTCGGAAGAAGAAAGACTGTTTTATCTTCAATCGATACAAAAAAATAATGAATCAATTGAGGTATATGAAGTCGATAGCTACGAATTAATAAGAAGTCCTCTAAACTTCTTTATCTTAGAGCTATTTTGCCTTATTGATGGGCAACTAACACCATTAAAGATTCAAAAGAGTTTAATCCATCACTACCCTTTAAATGAGATTAGAAAGAGTGTTGAATTATTAACAAAACTCAAAATGCTAATCGTTAAAGATGGTTCCTACCGAAAGGCACATGGAACTGTTTTTACGGCCAATGATATTCCTAACCTAGCAAAGCAGGAATATCATAAAAATATCGCAGAACTTGCAAAAGAAGCAGTTTCTAAGCAGGCACCACTTGAAAGAGAGTTTTCTGGATTTACTTTCGGTATTAAAGCAGAAAATCTTCCTCAGGCCAAAGAAGAACTAAGAAAATTCAGAGAAGAGTTTTCACAAAAATTTATAGAAAAGGATTTTGAAGGTAATCAATTATATCATTTAGCAATTAACTTTTTTGCTATTTCCAATAAGGTTGAATAA
- the guaA gene encoding glutamine-hydrolyzing GMP synthase — protein MSARQIWIVDFGSQYTQLITRKSRELGYSSEIITVKKAREFFKEGKRPNALVLSGGPQSVFEDDTNYDFVFDNKDLPILGVCYGMQLMGKYFGGVVEKGTIGEYGHAKIHLLNGFKMDGVPDEVNVWMSHSDHISKLPKDFDLVMESANGLVSAIEHKERPMMGLQFHPEVEHSEHGKDILNHFFKDVAKLEKDWDATEMLEEAKDLVRGIEKSKVLCAFSGGVDSLVAAQLSHEVIGDNLYCFFVDHGLLRPQDYNHIEILKEKTNLNIEVIDVKDEFMANLKGKSDPEDKRKAIGKTFIDVFEKKVKEYQDSHDINFEYLLQGTLYPDVIESISPHEEDGKSVTIKSHHNVGGLPERMNLKLLEPLRYLFKDEVRKMGEELGLEHGWVHRHPFPGPGIGIRVLGELTETRIAQVQQSDQILFEELHANNLYQSTWQALTVLLPVKTVGVKGDGRAYEEVICLRMVNSSDGMTATWTDMPHAFLSRVSSRITNEVKGITRVVYDITSKPPGTIEWE, from the coding sequence ATGAGTGCAAGACAAATATGGATCGTGGACTTTGGTTCACAATACACACAATTAATTACAAGAAAGTCTCGAGAACTTGGTTATTCAAGTGAGATTATCACAGTAAAGAAGGCCCGTGAATTCTTCAAAGAAGGCAAAAGACCTAATGCTTTAGTTCTTTCAGGTGGGCCACAATCTGTTTTTGAAGATGATACCAATTATGACTTTGTCTTTGATAATAAGGACCTTCCAATTTTAGGTGTCTGCTACGGTATGCAACTTATGGGGAAGTACTTTGGCGGCGTTGTTGAAAAGGGAACAATCGGTGAATATGGCCATGCTAAAATCCATCTTTTAAATGGATTTAAAATGGATGGTGTTCCTGATGAAGTCAATGTTTGGATGTCACACTCTGATCATATCTCGAAGCTACCAAAAGACTTTGATTTGGTCATGGAGTCTGCAAACGGTCTTGTTTCAGCTATTGAACATAAAGAGCGTCCAATGATGGGGCTTCAATTTCATCCTGAAGTTGAACATAGTGAACATGGAAAAGATATTTTAAATCATTTCTTTAAAGATGTAGCAAAGCTTGAAAAAGACTGGGATGCTACAGAGATGCTTGAAGAAGCAAAAGATCTTGTACGCGGAATTGAAAAATCAAAGGTTCTTTGTGCATTTTCTGGTGGAGTTGACTCACTAGTTGCAGCTCAACTCTCACATGAAGTTATTGGAGATAATCTCTATTGTTTCTTTGTTGATCACGGACTTCTTCGTCCACAAGATTATAATCATATCGAAATATTAAAAGAAAAAACAAATCTTAATATTGAAGTTATCGATGTTAAGGATGAGTTTATGGCCAATCTAAAAGGTAAGTCAGATCCAGAAGATAAGCGTAAGGCCATTGGTAAAACTTTTATTGATGTCTTTGAAAAGAAAGTAAAAGAATATCAGGACTCCCACGATATTAATTTTGAATACCTTCTTCAGGGAACTTTATATCCAGATGTTATTGAGTCAATTTCTCCACATGAAGAAGATGGAAAGTCAGTAACAATTAAGTCTCACCACAACGTTGGTGGACTTCCTGAAAGAATGAACTTAAAGCTACTTGAGCCTCTTCGTTATCTCTTCAAAGATGAAGTAAGAAAAATGGGAGAGGAATTAGGTCTTGAGCACGGCTGGGTTCATCGCCACCCATTTCCTGGTCCTGGAATTGGGATACGTGTTCTAGGAGAGCTCACAGAGACTCGTATTGCACAAGTTCAACAAAGTGATCAAATTCTATTTGAAGAATTACACGCAAATAATTTATACCAATCAACATGGCAGGCCTTAACAGTTTTACTTCCTGTTAAAACAGTTGGTGTAAAAGGTGATGGACGTGCTTATGAAGAAGTTATTTGTCTTCGTATGGTTAATTCTAGTGATGGAATGACTGCTACTTGGACAGATATGCCTCATGCATTCTTATCTCGCGTCTCATCTCGTATCACTAATGAGGTTAAGGGAATCACGCGAGTGGTTTATGATATTACGTCTAAACCTCCTGGCACCATTGAATGGGAATAG
- the guaB gene encoding IMP dehydrogenase, translating to MSNTPIEQALTYDDVLLKPGYSEVLPGDVNLNTKFSRNIHLNIPIVSAAMDTVTESKTAIVMAQQGGIGVIHKNMRPEDQAWEVEKVKKFESGVVLNPITVKEDMHLEDVIRLTSKNKITGVLVVDDKDYLIGILTSRDIRFEQNLNQKVKDIMTPKDKLVTAVEGIELDEAQKILHKNRIEKLPIVCKEGKLKGLITIKDILKRINFPNSNKDSLGRLRVAAAIGVGDKEVMRAQHLINADVDCIIIDTAHGHSKGVIEMVKTVRSLIKKDQNVDIIAGNIATPEACQALIDAGVDGVKVGIGPGSICTTRVVAGIGVPQLSAIMDCATVCHKAAIPFIADGGIKYSGDIVKALAAGASCVMLGSMFAGCDETPGEMVLYQGRTYKVYRGMGSLGAMKLGSKDRYGQGDVDDQKLVPEGIEGQVPYRGSLASNIYQLNGGIRSGMGYIGAETIVQMQEKAQFVKITAASLKESHPHDVMITKEAPNYQIEK from the coding sequence ATGTCAAACACACCAATTGAACAGGCCTTAACTTATGATGATGTCTTACTTAAGCCAGGCTATTCTGAAGTCCTACCAGGGGATGTAAATCTAAACACAAAATTTTCTCGAAATATTCATTTGAATATTCCAATTGTATCTGCGGCAATGGATACAGTTACAGAATCAAAAACTGCAATTGTTATGGCCCAACAAGGTGGAATAGGGGTTATTCATAAGAATATGAGACCTGAAGACCAAGCCTGGGAAGTAGAAAAAGTTAAGAAATTTGAATCAGGTGTTGTCTTAAATCCAATTACAGTTAAAGAAGATATGCATCTTGAGGATGTCATTCGATTAACAAGTAAGAATAAAATTACAGGTGTTCTAGTTGTTGATGATAAGGACTATCTAATCGGAATCCTAACAAGTCGAGATATTAGATTTGAGCAAAACCTCAATCAGAAAGTTAAAGATATCATGACGCCAAAAGATAAGCTTGTTACTGCTGTTGAAGGAATTGAATTAGATGAAGCACAAAAGATCCTTCATAAGAATCGCATTGAAAAGCTTCCTATCGTTTGTAAGGAAGGTAAGCTTAAAGGGCTGATTACGATTAAGGATATTTTAAAGAGAATTAATTTTCCAAATTCTAATAAAGATAGTCTCGGAAGACTTCGTGTTGCTGCTGCAATTGGAGTGGGAGATAAAGAAGTTATGCGTGCTCAACACTTAATTAATGCAGATGTTGATTGCATTATTATTGATACTGCTCATGGACATTCTAAAGGTGTCATTGAGATGGTTAAAACAGTACGCTCATTAATTAAAAAAGATCAAAATGTTGATATTATCGCCGGAAATATTGCAACACCTGAAGCTTGTCAGGCCCTAATTGATGCCGGAGTAGACGGAGTAAAGGTAGGAATTGGTCCAGGATCTATTTGTACAACTCGTGTTGTTGCCGGTATTGGGGTTCCTCAACTTTCGGCCATTATGGACTGTGCAACAGTTTGTCATAAGGCAGCTATTCCATTTATCGCAGATGGTGGAATCAAGTACTCTGGAGATATTGTTAAGGCCCTTGCTGCTGGAGCAAGTTGTGTCATGCTAGGTTCAATGTTTGCTGGCTGTGATGAAACTCCAGGTGAAATGGTTTTATATCAAGGACGAACTTATAAAGTTTACCGCGGAATGGGATCTCTTGGTGCCATGAAACTTGGTTCTAAGGATCGTTATGGTCAAGGTGATGTTGATGATCAAAAACTCGTTCCAGAAGGAATTGAAGGACAAGTGCCTTATCGTGGAAGCCTTGCTTCAAATATCTATCAATTAAATGGTGGTATTAGAAGTGGTATGGGCTATATCGGTGCAGAAACAATTGTTCAAATGCAAGAAAAAGCACAATTTGTAAAAATCACAGCGGCGTCTTTAAAAGAAAGTCACCCACATGATGTCATGATTACAAAAGAAGCACCAAATTATCAAATTGAGAAATAA
- a CDS encoding tol-pal system YbgF family protein — MKTLNKLFFAMAVVSLTSCSYVEHFEKRAQVINGLEDRILLLSKENQDLKNKLMQANYKVKTLESRNFYLETQLKDKAPKKETYKQREIASVAKVNSNDLVKYDVYKWDAKEMISIAQKEFDAKNYEKSAQFFNSYTKNFPNSKDVDADFLFQAGVASYESGKHYDWSEKYFTYLTKKYPTSKYYLGAKLWLGMSYLKQNRRDEFFAVVEEFRKKYRNTPEWNILSGHYEKIVQKYKKN, encoded by the coding sequence GTGAAAACCTTGAATAAATTATTTTTTGCAATGGCCGTGGTTTCGCTAACATCTTGTAGTTATGTTGAGCATTTTGAAAAACGTGCTCAAGTTATTAACGGACTAGAGGATCGAATTCTTCTTTTATCTAAAGAGAATCAGGATCTAAAGAACAAGCTGATGCAGGCCAATTATAAGGTTAAGACTCTTGAAAGTCGCAATTTCTATCTTGAAACACAATTGAAGGATAAAGCGCCAAAGAAAGAGACTTATAAGCAACGTGAGATTGCAAGTGTTGCAAAGGTAAATAGTAACGACCTTGTTAAGTATGACGTGTATAAGTGGGATGCAAAAGAGATGATCTCTATTGCTCAAAAAGAATTTGATGCGAAAAATTATGAAAAGAGTGCACAGTTCTTTAACTCATACACAAAGAATTTTCCTAACTCAAAAGATGTCGATGCTGATTTCCTCTTTCAAGCTGGTGTCGCAAGTTACGAGTCAGGTAAGCATTATGATTGGAGTGAGAAGTACTTCACATATCTTACAAAAAAGTATCCAACTTCAAAGTATTACTTAGGTGCTAAGCTTTGGCTTGGAATGAGTTACCTAAAGCAAAATAGAAGAGATGAATTCTTTGCTGTCGTTGAAGAATTCAGAAAGAAATATAGAAACACTCCTGAATGGAATATTTTAAGTGGGCACTATGAGAAAATCGTACAGAAGTATAAAAAGAACTAG